The DNA region CCTAGGACAGGATACTAGGATTGCCTTGAAATCCATTAGTATTCGACCAGCGACAACGAGTTTACCATCCGTAAGATAGGGCCTGCTCAGAGGGTTGCTAGAATTGAGATCATGGACGGTctgtacaagatcgaggatCTGGCGACTATCGTCAAAAGTCAGACAGAGGAAAAAATCaagctgtttgtcctgaaaaatggactctgcaggctccgtgtcagtgaCGGGTACACAGTGGTGATTCAccgacaactgcaagagctcttgggcctaccctacgattccagtaaaaaatactatacGAAGGGTGACTACAATGCAGTCTACAAGACTGACGTTTACATTCGGCTAAAACTCGTTTGCCCTCAGTTGGACGAAGACGACTGCCTACTTGATGGTATAAAGTCCAAAATTCTCGCCTTGCTCCCCACCAAAGAGTTAAATGCCTGGGGAGATATGCTGACCTGGAGTTTTGATACTCCAATTTACCTCCCCTCGAAAGGCTCCACGGATCGCCTCGAGTTTATGCTGACAGACGAACACCatcatgacaaaaatgtttCGTTTACGGGAATTACGAAgcatttactcatagaataaatgaatgatgtgACCAATTTATATCCGAGTTTACCAAGTGCGCATGAGGACGATACTATCCACGACAGCCAGAAATATAGACTTGACAAGATCGGAGAGATTGAAAAATATCTGCGAAGtgagattaaagagcgggaCGGGCTTTCAAAAAAGTTATTGTGATCATGGATTACTGAGTGTGAGTATTATCACCTCGGGTGTCGGAATTGGAGCATTAGCCACTAGTCTGGGTGCTCCGCGTTGTATAGCGATGGGGGGTATTACAATAGCCATTGGGAATAGGGCAAGCTGGTCTGCGGAACGCCTCAAAAAGGATTGGTGTAAAATCCAAGAAACATGAGAGTATCAGACTACTCGCTGTGTCGAAATTGAATTCCATCGTTGATCTGGTTTCAAAAGCGGTGGAAAACGGGGTGATCAGTGACTGCAAGATTAGTCTCATTATGCAAGAAAAGCAACGGTATAGGCTATTAAAGGAACAGATACGTCAACGGTTTAAACGACTTGTTGACGCCACCAACGAACGCGAACGTGCTCAGCTTGTAGTGAAAGGTAGGGAGGAAGGTAGAAATGACGTcgtaaaaaaacttcaatctgtgcagtatgccagcgctacctagagtctccacctgTTTACAAGCCTTAGTATGTTTTGTAACCCATGTGGGGTTATAAAACATTTACTCATCACTCAGCAACCACTCGACTTTAAAGTCTTTATACCTACATTCCACAATATGTACCTGTGGGTAGTAGTCTTTACCCTGCACATACATCGATGATATAGCCAGGATGGCACTGGCTTGGCAGTGTTTATCGTAGGGTACTTGCATACCGTGGAATTTAGTTGTGATGGCGTCCTTGTAGTGTTTGAGTTTGGCATTGATGTAACGCTCCttttttcacgggctccgtCCTCAAGTTTTGAGATATCAACTCCTCGACTTTGTTCCAAATTTGACGATACTTTTCAACCCAGTCGGGGTACTCTTCGAAATCAAGACTCATCGTTGGTACTGCACTGTGGGGACTCCATGTGGGGaccagtccttccactctcaatggactacgacgtcttaagtcgtttcccCTGGCGCCATGgatttagaacaccgtcaactacatgcacatgcgtctaaaggctgtaatatggccttttgccccctaataaaggcgatacacgtaaatcacgtggttccacgtgcttgctcACGTCACCattcgtctagtccttcaactctcaatcgaCTACCacgtcgtaagttgttttcttttgagccatggctttagaacgccgttaactacatgcacaggcctgtaaatgctgtaatatgaccttttcccgcctaataaaggctttacatgtaaatcacattcttcgtcgagcttgcgcaggttaccattggtctagtcctttcactctcaatggacttcgacgacCTAAGTTGCTTTCATTGGcagcatggctttagaacgtcgtcaactacaagcacaggCCTCTAAGAGCTGTAATATGACTTTTTGCTGGCTATTGGgaccttacacgcaaatcaagtggttccacatgcttgcGCAGGTTTATACTTGTCtagtccctccactctcaatggactacgacgtcctaagccgTTTTCTCTGGAatcatggcttcagaacgccatCAAATAGGtccacaggcgtctaaaggctgtaatattgctttTTGCTGCGTAATGAGGACCTTACACgcaaatctcgtggttccacgcgtccaagctggTTACCACTGGTCTAGTTCTTCTACTCTTATtagactaggacgtcctaagctGTTTTCCCTAATGCTATGGCTTTAGAGCGCCGTCAGTTACATATACAGGCgtctaaagcctgtaatatcgccttttgccgTCTAGTATACGCAaaacgcgtaaatcacgtggtttcacgtgcttCCGCAATATACCATTggtgtattccttccactctcaatcgactatgacgtcgtaagttgttttcttttgcgccatggctttagaacgccgttaactacatgcacatgcgtccgaaggctgtaatatggccttcgacagtctaataatggccttacacgtaaatcacgtggttccacatgcttgcgcaggttatcattagcctagtcctttcactctcaatggattacgacaaTCTAAGTCCTCTCCCCTTGCAGCATGGCTATGAAAAGCCGTTAACTACATCCACAGACctctgaaggctgtaatatggcctttttccttctgataaaggccttacacgtaaatcacgaggttccacgtgcttgctcaggttatcattggtctagtccttccactctcaatcgaCTGCGACAACCTAAGTTCTTTTCactggcgtcatggctttagaacgtgGTCAACTACATCCACAGCCTTCTAAATGCaataatatggctttttgctgtCTAATGGCaaccttacacgcaaatcacgtagttccacgtgcttgcgcagattaccattggtctagtcctttcactctcaatgaaaTACGACatgctaagttgttttctttggcgccatggctttagaacgccgttaactacatgcacaggcctctaaagtctgtaatatggccttttgtggtCTAATGAggacctcacacgcaaatcacctggttccacgcgtccaaacctgttaccattggtttactccttcctctctcaatggactacgacgttttaaCTCGTTCTCCAGGTCGCAATTGCTTTGGAACGCCGTTAACTACACGCAGTGGCGTGTAAAGGCTGTACTGTTGTTTTTGCTGTCTAAttacgccttacacgtaaatcacgtggttccacatgcctgtgcaggttattattggtctagtccttccactttcaatggacttcgataACCTAAGTCGTTTCCCTGACGGCATGgttttaaaacaccgtcaacaacatgcacatgcgtctaaaggctgtaatatggccttttgctgtttAATAatggtcttacacgtaaatcacatggttccacgtgcttgcgtaagttaccattggtcaagtctttccactctcaatggactaccacgtcctaagtcattttccctggcgccatggctttagaacaccgtcaactacatgcacaggcctcttaaggctgtaatatggccttttgctgcctaataaaggccgtacacgtgtATCACGTAGTTCCCCGTGTTTGcggatgttaccattggtctagtccttccactctcaatggactacgaagacctaagtcgttttccctggcagcatggctttagaacaccgtgaactacatgcacatgcgtGTAAAGGCTGTATGATGGCCTTTTGCCGtcaaaaaaggccttacacgtacatttctcatttaatttatgtaacaaatatacgtccatcaaaaaacaaacaataacgaAGTGCGAAATGACCAAAGAATTGAAGGTATCCATCAACTACAGTataatgtgacatttaaaatctaaatctactaataTTACTTGCTTTCACCCTCTGGCAATGCAAAAATTATTCGGAGTTTACCAAAGCATTTTAAACTACATCTCACCTATAGAATTTATATCACTCAAAATGTCACATACAAAAAAAGCTGATCGGTGCCAAAAACAAATCTTTGTCAATGTGTATGttaaatcagttagtttattacAAACCCTggcaaaggttgacacaaaatgtgaaaaataaacattaaattgtgcctctgggagaaatttttatttaggttcaaaaaaatgtattggataaattataatgctacaaaacggttttttatatattgcatacggtccttctgcagtaaactttaaaatttccacaaaaaacagattttaaacccaaaattaataaaaatcagTCCTTTTATAGTATTCTGTCACGAatgttcacataaaatatatataaaaaataacagcttgtatactgtgaaaccaatttgcaattattttttttggctaATCAGTCAAATTTGAAAtgcaaaaaaaggttttagttataatgagtcatgttaaaacTACAACAATCAAACTaacagttcattttatgtcaatttttgcaccaaattggcaacacaaaatacaaattctaagtaATACTAAATTCTCTTATTTTAGTCCATTGCATACCCACGGtcttccacaaaagtttaatcaaaatatgaaaGATGAGAggttaacgacaaaatcaaagtttgcaaaattgaattatttttgtaGATATATATATCTATTCATATGCCCTCCAAAACAATATTCTATTttaaaatgcagaaaaaaacagttattccgacagcaacagcaacaaaaatcagttattccgatgatattgcatacactctttccccacaaaagcttcacaaagtgtaaaaaaagaatggttgtagaaACTACTTCTAattcaacaaatattttttgaatttttgcatgttgtccttacccattaaatcttacccaaaattttaaaaaactgcaattttgaacgcatcaaatttaaatagagaaggatcagtcatttcgttatgttgtacagagttCTCGCcggtaaaaatttatacaaaatatagaaaacacAGCTTGCAATGTCTAAtctaattcttcttctgtgtatggtccttcctcacaaaataaCATAAATATGTCAAAGTTTCAGTTATAAcctctaaaacaacaaaaatcagttctatcagtgtCGCGTAGAATGTTTACGGGGAGCGGcattttgtttttcgttttttctgCGTATAATTATACCCTAACCCCCTGACTGTATAAATGCGCtattttgatttgttaaaaaaacaatgaaatataattatgTGTGACGTTCTCGTTATATAATAATTAAGCCCGCATGGTCTTTAATAAAGTTTCTAGCGCTTTCTCTTCTTCACAAAAATCTTCACAAAAAAGTTCGCGCCGCGGAAGAAATCTTTCATGCGCAAGTTAGTCTCCagtccgtttgtttgttttaattgtacAAGGGTGGAAGGCTATGTTTTAAGTTTATCTAGTTGGGCATCATTCCTAATTAAGTTACCAGGGGgtaacactctaatttttttgagaaaacagCAATGAACCCTCTCCTTTCTTATTATCTtctgtgaaaacataattttgttAATGTACAATTCGTAAGTATTCGTAGTATGAATCATAATAGAAGTGTAAAACAAGATTTTTCGATGCCTATATCTCCCACGAGAATGCAATCTGGTTAATCTCTCGCACGAaactaaaatataaacattcgAATTTCAACTTAGTAAAAAGAAGAAAGGTCTTGCCATAACGACGCGAAAATACAACGTTTTTATCTTGGAAATTCTCTATTTAcgttgattatttaaaaaagaagtgCATTTGCCAGGGGTaaggtttttctatttttctaatttttgttgttttcactTCGCAAGGGATAGTATTTTAATATTCAATGACTGTCAAACGCATTTTTggttgttaaatatttttgtgggaggtcaatttgtcaaaaatagggTATTTTAGCCCGTTTTAACCATGTTTTGATGGCGCATTTGCCAGGGCAATTCTTTTTCAGTTTTCAATATGTTTAGGTTTTCTACAGAGCTTGGTTTTCGTCCTCTTTTTTTCTGCTCTTTTTCAGTATCTGGCCGGTGTCTGCAATTTGAGTCTATGGAATAAGCAGTTGTTGATTCTATTGAATAAGTGCCGATTTGATCTAGCTTGGTCTCATACGTAGTGCGCTATCCTTTTGTTTCCTGTTGGAGActgatattttttcttcaaatgaTGGACCAGCTCCTGTTGAAGAAGTTCCCTGTTGGTAAATCCCCAGGGAAAGGGGATTTACAGACCTATTTACATTTAGCTTACACTTTTGTGTTTATGAAAAAGCTGtcccttagttatcttacaGGAATTATTCTTTTTCCACATGGACACAAAGATACACGAAGCCTGTGACCTTaagacaataaacaaaaaactaacaaaattccaactaatGCATGCAGCTTAGCAATACTCTATACCAAACTTAACATACACCTCCAAACATTTTTTGACCGCCAAGATTTACATAAATTGCCTCAGTTATCTCGTTTAGCATTGGctttaataaacaaacaatCCATTTGATTGAGgtcaagttaaaaccttttgttttgataagaaagagattttttaaatcacaggttttgtaagaacatctggtggtttaccacttttaagaatagttcttgacacaaaagtgcctTAAATCCAGAAGcagtaaaaactaaaatatatgaaGTATTACTTACTTTAAAGCAATGTATTTATTGTGATTTGCAGAGGCAGGATGAAGGTTTGGTTTAAGACAACAACATGGCACACGTGGCAACAATACTTCcctccagcatttccaatccttttaatatctgaaagggtttccaaattcaaaacttcttcaTTTAACTTAGCTAGCATACAATTGCTTTGATTTATTCTAGCCACTTGAGGTGCTTCCTGCAATTGAACCTGACCCAgctaaaccatgttgaaaaagaagcaTCCACTTGTCGTCCATGTAACCAACCATACCCGTGGTCGTTTTGGGCGTTTAAACTtaaaaacccacggacgttttaggcgttttttcttcccatttcaaaatttcattcattggaacttgaaacttcgcggacgttttaggcgttttttcttccatctgtgatttttattcattcggaactttaaaacccgcggacgttttagtcGAATCGACATTTTTGCAtaagatcgccccgggtttgcttTTGAGTAAAATATCAAtgataaaaaattgataaaacgccGCATCGTCATGATGTCGAAATGAGCCGGAtgccaaaaacaaatttaaggaTAGCTAGTTAAGTTTTTAGTATATTTTTAGACACATGCAGTCTTTCTAATTCATTTTTGTCTTGCGGGCGACTTATTGCTGACGTGAACTATAAACCTAAGTTGAGGCTTTATCACGCCGGCATTATAGTGGCATGGTGTAGCCATATATTATACTAGTATTGAGTCATCAACGTAACCATGTGTCAGTCAGACACAGATCAGATATATACGTTTTGAAGTATATGATAACTGGCTCCTTTTGTATGTCATTGTCGTAACGTGCATATACACCTAAATAAAATCGTATTgtctaaaaaattttacaattgttaggtcaaaatttataattgtctttaaaaaaaatcttatatcCCTGCTTTAAATGCCTAAATTCGGAAAGTATAGCTATTACAGAATCATTTTTTATGCTAATCACATCAGACCAGCCTAAAAGCATCTCCTAACAAGTTTTAACTCAATATCTTTCTTTCTCATCcttcttttttatcattattattattattatttacccaggatagcctcatcAGTTCccattggtactgctatcaacgagggtcctgcaaagggggtcctagcgcatttaaagctcccatttgagctacgaaagtcgtgcaagcacagcaatcgctcaactagacaaccgcctaagatatcaatcctattctcatgctgagcgctaagcagaaaggatagattcacacttttatagtctctggcatgactcggccggggtttgaacccaagacctcccgcactgaaagcgaacgctctaccacaaggctatcagtcggtatATCATATTGCAGTTTCGGTTTTCACGAAACGGGTCCCTGGAAACTCATTTATAACTAAATGGCCACTATGGTCAAACcaaattgacttttttcaataaatttatgtttgttgctttactaagagattaaagtcataaaacataggatgttgcatttcatgcagtcagagagaattgttatttaatctgtaaAATCGATTGTTATTTAATACTGTTATTTACTACACCCTGTGCACAAAagccattattgtttttctgttattattcaattttttacgcataaattaatttatcttcATAATTAACGGAAACTTGAGAAACTAATCAGATCCCAAAACTGACCAGTgtggcccagggtcatttcttctcgccgtccggtatcgtcaaaaagagaaaaatgggcctgaAGACGAGGTtgggatattgacgttaaagtagtgttatttacgtcgcgccgtaagatcagaaaaattaacatattagacatgcatttttcggcaacatcaaaggaaaataaacacatccagaAGAAATAAGAGAGGAAAGCATCAATGCAGTTCAACACCCAGACCTGAGTATCGAAGTTCCCGACGATGTTTCTGACGATGGACAGCATGGGAACGGAAACGATGATAACGAGGAGGAAAATCTTAGTTATGTAGACGTAATCACCCAGCTTGATAGAATTTGTCGCAACCCTATTATTGACGAAAGTCAAGACATGCTGTTATCAGTTACGAAAAAAGTGGAGAATCtccaaagataaaaaagaaagcaaacttCTATAAAACACAATGTATTTGttagttgatattttttttgtttgtataacaGTAGAGCGTATAAATAATACAAGTTCATATTAATCAAATTATATGTCTCGTTTTCTTGATTTAAAATGAATAGAACAGAGAAAAAacgtatataaacaaaaaatgtcatGTATTAGGCAAAATTTTGCTCTGAAAGTGATTTTTGGATACaatctctataaagcggacacctCTATAAGACGGACACTTTTTTTGTACCAAtagtgtccgctttagagagattccactgtacttGAACACGGAAGTCTGATTGTGTGTGTTTAAGTGATGTCACTAGTAGTCTCAATAACGTTGCCACAATACTGGGCATGCTCATAACTGaaaagacagatttaaaaacatcGAAGCCAATAAAAAACTACAAAAGATGCATTTTTGTAATGTTTATTTGTGCTGTCTtcatttataattatttatggTATCTGCATCTTTGAATATCGTTACGTCTTATCTGGAAGAGACAATGCCAATTTGTCATTGTCAGTCATGTTTACTGACATATTGAGATATCCATTTACCTACATTCGTTATGAGGTTCATATCAACACCCTAAAACATTGTGAACATTTTACCTACATGGTTTGTCGAAAGAAAAGCGGGAAACCAAGCAGCACAAATATAAAGTCGTAATATCTTATGCGTAATAGAGTATTGGAAATTCTTTTCAAAGAATCAAGATCTGGTTTTTCACATGGAGGATTTTTAGCGTTAATTAAATTTCGTACATTTGTCAAAATTTGCTTGCTTTGCtattttttaagtgttttaCAAGTGTCAAAAGTTTTGCAAAGCATAAGGTTAAAGTTATGGTATGGCAATTTGGACAAATTCGTTCATTTTTAGTgaagaattttaattaaataaacGTTGTTAAATTTCAATCAACGCAAAGAATGCGTTTCtttaccaaaagaaaaaaagagagtGACATACGGTTTCCATTCCATTTGTATGAAGATACTGCACCACTTTTTCAGTTGCAACGTTACCAGATGCACCTTTTGCGTACGGACAGCCACCAAGACCATACACAGAACTGTCCACTACTCTTAACCCCATCTAAAAATAACGACTACTCAGCAGATTGGATTTTCAAAAGTGACAAGAAAAACACAaggtgaaaacaaaacaaacaaacaaacaaaagaaaaattacttCTAAAGCCGTTTCAATATTTGATAAGGCTCTTCCATAGGTATCGTGACAATGAATGGCTAGTTTCTCGGATGGAATTGCTTCTAATACGCATTTCAGCATTTTTGCAGTAGATTCTTAAAGGATGATTCAGAGGTTGACTTATAAGTTGGTTTATAGGTTGATTcataacacaaaacaaaaaaacgccCTGTTTTGTTGTGGCAATACTTTGTAGATACTTCACAAAAAGTCCAGTAAACTATCGTTCATATTTATATCTTCAGGTACGAAAagaagagaaataaaaaactcttttaaatCACCATTCAACAGTGTCTTAAATTAAATATGTGCTTACCTGAGGTGCCTATCCCTACAGTGTCACCAAGAGAAATTTCATAACAACCcatttttaaaagctctttTGCTATCTAGAAAGAAATTACAAGCAAACAAGCAGTAGACTTTTAGTCCTCAAAATTCTTACCCTTTATAAGAAATTTGTTCTGTAGTTATTTATCCACCATCTCCTATGATAACACTactttttaacttcttttttaataatttgcggTATATACTGGCATACGTCATACCTTCAACACGACAGAAGAATCGACATCACCTTCATACGGACAACCCACCACACATGACACATATCTTAACAAAAGAATCGAGTTAATTTTATTAGTAATGATCGACCCGTGAAAGCGTCCAACTTCATCTCAAGCACGTAGTGTATAGCCTAGATTTATTTAATGCGTTTCGCCAACTTGAagtctcaattttttttgccCCAAAAATGTGCTGACTGCAAATTTTGCCGTTTCCAATTTTCTTAACATGGGATATCTCCTAGTGGCAAATATGGAAAATCATATTtccttgaaaataaaaaaaggaacttccgaagattttttacatttttctaatGGAGTTCGAGTTAGCGCGAGTATTTAAGTCAAAGGGATTATTAAAATAGTTCGGCTTAGCAAATGTTCGAGTTATGACTGTTGGAGTTATGGAGTGATTTTTGTGCGAAGTTGTTATGATTTAAAGGTTATTCGAAAACAACTTTTAAACTGTGTATCTTTACAAGTTACTACATCAACATCAGAAAGTTCATTTCACGTATTTTTCATTTCCTCAAACCTTTACAACCTTCGTCACTTCTATTTGGCCACAAAAGATCTTATAGATTGTTAGTTAAACGTCACCCtctaattttgatgtttttgttttgtgccGCCACACAAACGTCTTTGAATCGTCTTAAACTTTCTTCGATTGTACAGTTGATGTTCTTTTTGGTAAACACTTCAGATGCAGCACCAAATATTGCAATCTCTTTCACATCAACTTCTACCTTGTTAGATAATAAGCAAAGATATAACGTCTACTTTGAAATAGAACATAACCTCCTTTTTTCCACAACTTTGGTTCGcatataaaaatcatttttatgtaTTCACATTGAGCCACTTGTGAAATACGTTTTTCTCAGAGTTTAGAAATCCCAACCTCAAAAAAACCTTAAGTACAATAACGCAAAGCTCATGCAGATATATCATTTATTGACAATATACCGCCAATATATCGCGAGTTTTTCACGCAGAGTGCATTTCGCTTACCGCAGACTGAAAACCTTTTATATTTGGTACCAAGACTGGATATGATACGTTCTTCTTTCTTTCGATTTTGCTCATAATTTCTTTGTTGTCAGCAaactattacaaaaaaaaattaacaaccaAAAATCAACAATTCCTATCATTGCGTCTCTTTAATAGCTTGTCTTGCGaaaattcttcaaaaaaataCCCATGTAATATAGTAAATAAGTAATTACGCAGAGGGGATTATATAAAACATAGGATattctttaaagaaagaaacttttgcgGGTCAAAAATTGTGAAGTAaagggaaaaaactttcgcgaaacgATCAGTTTAAAGCTTAATAAAATGGACATGtcaaacaaattttgtttttgtttttgtcccGATGTTTAGTTAACATAAAAAACCGACATGTTAAGGGAGGTTTTAAAACAGTGTACAAAGTTTCAATAAAATGGCATCAACGATAAAAAACCAcataattttaaatcaattcAAAGAGTTGATTAACAATTATTACACAGAACCTGACAACGAGATTTAAAGTGATATATATataacgaattttttttatcctacaaaagaaatttagaataaataaaaattagcaaataTAACTTTCACAAATAGCCTATTCGAATAAATCTTGAGGAAATAAACTTTCGCTATcaacaattttcaatttttttttgatcacCCTTAGGTAATTCGcgtatttcttcataaaaataaataagcacCCATTCATACCTGAGGGACCCATTTTGGCGAAACAAAACTAGTTGCCTCTATTACAGACAACCCAGTGTTCgaaagtttatttataaattccacTTTAACATCTGTGCTGATTATAGCCtaaaaatgttgtaatacaAAAGAATGTTATCTACTACACCATCACCTCGGGATTATACGCAACTTATACTTTTTTATGAAGTAAATCCAATGTTACAGGAATAACGGGGTTTTTCGCAACTTATATCTTTCGTGGCGTTTACTTCTCATTATACCTTCTCATTTTGCAAGCCATCTCTTGGTCCAACTTCGACAATCTTCACATAATCGTCATTGAGAAATCGAAGTTGATGAAACTAAAAATAACACAGTTTTCAATATTCTAAACTAATTGCGCATCCTTGTGATTTATCATTGCACAAGAGATTAGCAGGACTTTTGCACAATCCTATATTTAACCACATGAATATACCTTGAAATTTCTTgggtaaaatttttttaaagtacgTCTGATAAAGGCCATGCATATATTTACTgatgtttttttatctaaataaataTTCGAATTTTCACTTCTCACTCCTCACTACTCTACAAAATGACAGCTAGCatattaaactcatttcaaacaTTAGTTTACTAGATAGAAAACAGTTTTTAATTCTGCAGTCCTTCTAAACGTTGCTCAATTGTACATTAGTGCAGATACAATTCTGTTGTCATTTCATAaggaaacaaagaaaaatatgttaaagtACTCgccaataattaaaaaaagagaattgcGGTAACAAAAATTGCACACGGGttggaaaaactaaaaaatgttcAACCTTGGTACTCATTAATCTTAACCATGTAAAAGCAATGGTTTGGAATTTACGAGCACGACACTTAATATAAGTATTAAATAAGCACTGTAAAATACGATTTTTGAGTGaaaaccgtcataaaaatacaaCTGCATCAAAAGGAAGAAAAACTCGATATACaggaaattattaaaataagtGTCGTCTTTGTAGGAAATATTTGGGAATGCATTAGTGCATGTGTTTCAATGTTTAGCACTTTTTATTTCATTCTTTTatgtttaacatattttaaGTGTCTATATTTAACGCCATTTATAACATCTTCAACTAAACAGAAGTACTAGTTATGAGGTTGTGTTGCGTATATATTGTAAGCTGTATTTTGGTAGCTGACACATGGTC from Hydractinia symbiolongicarpus strain clone_291-10 chromosome 6, HSymV2.1, whole genome shotgun sequence includes:
- the LOC130647272 gene encoding hydroxymethylglutaryl-CoA lyase, mitochondrial-like; amino-acid sequence: MAFIRRTLKKFYPRNFKFHQLRFLNDDYVKIVEVGPRDGLQNEKAIISTDVKVEFINKLSNTGLSVIEATSFVSPKWVPQFADNKEIMSKIERKKNVSYPVLVPNIKGFQSAVEVDVKEIAIFGAASEVFTKKNINCTIEESLRRFKDVCVAAQNKNIKIRGYVSCVVGCPYEGDVDSSVVLKIAKELLKMGCYEISLGDTVGIGTSESTAKMLKCVLEAIPSEKLAIHCHDTYGRALSNIETALEMGLRVVDSSVYGLGGCPYAKGASGNVATEKVVQYLHTNGMETGVDMNLITNVGKWISQYVSKHD